One Nitrospinota bacterium genomic region harbors:
- a CDS encoding phosphomannomutase/phosphoglucomutase, whose protein sequence is MNRHIFREYDIRGIIDRDLTPEAVTGIGKAFGTTVKRNGGKTVSVGYDARHSSPGLHKHLTDGILSTGVDVVSIGLVPTPLLYYSLYHLHTDGGVMITGSHNPPEFNGFKLNLGKGSIYGAGIQALADLIEKSDFETGSGSIKTVDVIAEYMMMVKDKIKLDRKVRIVVDAGNGCGGIFAPKLMRDLGCEVTELFCDVDGTFPNHHPDPTVPKNLKHLIDKVRETGAEAGIAYDGDADRIGVVDENGGILFGDQLMMIFARDILKRKPGAAVVYDVKCSQNLTDDIAKHGGRPVINATGHSLIKARLAAEKAELAGEMSAHIFFKEDYYGFDDAIFATARFARIMSQTPMKVSEFLADTPKVHNTPEIRVDCPDDVKFGLIKEITAHFKKTREVVDIDGARVNFGDGWGLVRASNTQPVLVLRFEAHSVARLEEIKKVFHEKLVTYPAMRGTPMF, encoded by the coding sequence ATGAACAGGCATATTTTCAGGGAATACGACATCCGGGGGATCATAGACCGCGATTTGACCCCGGAAGCGGTCACCGGCATCGGCAAGGCCTTCGGGACCACTGTGAAAAGGAACGGCGGCAAGACCGTTTCTGTCGGATACGACGCGCGCCATTCGTCGCCGGGGCTCCATAAACACCTGACGGACGGGATACTTTCCACCGGGGTGGACGTGGTGAGCATCGGACTTGTGCCCACTCCCCTGCTCTACTACTCGTTGTACCATCTGCATACGGACGGCGGGGTGATGATCACAGGATCCCACAATCCGCCGGAGTTCAACGGATTCAAGCTCAACCTTGGCAAGGGCTCCATATACGGCGCCGGGATCCAGGCGTTGGCGGACCTGATCGAAAAGAGCGATTTTGAGACCGGCTCAGGCTCCATCAAGACGGTGGACGTGATCGCCGAATATATGATGATGGTGAAGGACAAAATCAAGCTGGACCGCAAGGTCCGGATCGTTGTGGACGCAGGCAACGGGTGCGGCGGCATTTTCGCGCCCAAACTGATGCGCGACCTGGGCTGCGAGGTGACCGAGCTTTTCTGCGACGTGGACGGCACATTCCCCAACCACCATCCGGACCCGACGGTGCCGAAAAACCTGAAGCATCTAATTGACAAGGTGCGCGAAACGGGGGCGGAGGCGGGCATCGCCTATGACGGCGACGCGGACAGGATCGGCGTGGTGGACGAAAACGGCGGCATACTTTTCGGCGACCAGCTTATGATGATTTTCGCGCGCGACATCCTCAAGCGCAAGCCGGGCGCGGCGGTGGTGTATGACGTGAAATGCTCGCAGAACCTCACCGACGACATCGCAAAGCACGGCGGCAGGCCGGTGATTAACGCCACGGGGCACTCGCTTATCAAGGCGCGGCTGGCGGCGGAGAAAGCGGAGCTTGCCGGCGAGATGAGCGCCCACATATTCTTCAAGGAGGATTATTACGGGTTTGACGACGCCATATTCGCCACGGCGCGGTTCGCCCGGATCATGTCGCAGACGCCGATGAAGGTGTCGGAATTCCTGGCGGACACGCCGAAGGTGCACAACACCCCGGAAATCAGGGTGGACTGCCCGGACGACGTGAAATTCGGCCTGATAAAGGAGATCACCGCCCATTTCAAGAAGACCCGCGAGGTGGTGGACATAGACGGGGCCAGGGTCAATTTCGGCGACGGGTGGGGGCTTGTCCGCGCGTCGAACACCCAGCCTGTGCTGGTGCTCAGGTTCGAGGCGCACAGCGTTGCGCGGCTTGAAGAGATAAAGAAGGTGTTCCATGAAAAACTTGTGACGTACCCGGCGATGCGAGGGACGCCGATGTTTTAG